From Microbacterium croceum, a single genomic window includes:
- a CDS encoding cutinase family protein encodes MNYPASGDGNYFNSVMVGRANLVNEINWLVQQCGSYTPAIFLAGHSQGGAVVLNALLQVSGAPNLSIRAKSAIRAVVVFGDPNFSPNQPYNAPGSPTNTDGLMGGGIQAYKDQYASYRSWGWPMGSSFQGWVYKIRSYCYSGDFFCNRGKASNAMNIHNLYGENSTTAARQWMEYMVNAF; translated from the coding sequence GTGAACTACCCCGCTTCGGGCGACGGAAACTACTTCAACAGTGTGATGGTTGGCCGAGCGAACCTCGTCAACGAGATCAACTGGCTAGTCCAACAGTGCGGCTCGTACACGCCCGCGATATTCCTCGCAGGACATTCCCAGGGCGGCGCCGTAGTACTAAACGCACTCCTTCAGGTTTCGGGTGCCCCGAATCTCTCCATCAGAGCTAAGAGTGCGATTCGGGCCGTAGTCGTATTCGGTGATCCGAACTTCTCCCCCAACCAGCCATACAACGCCCCCGGTTCCCCCACTAACACGGACGGGCTCATGGGTGGAGGCATCCAGGCATACAAGGATCAGTACGCTTCCTACCGGTCATGGGGCTGGCCGATGGGTAGTTCCTTCCAGGGCTGGGTCTATAAGATTCGTTCATACTGCTATTCCGGCGACTTCTTCTGCAACCGCGGGAAGGCCTCGAACGCCATGAACATTCACAACCTTTACGGCGAGAACTCCACGACGGCCGCTCGTCAGTGGATGGAGTACATGGTAAATGCGTTCTAG
- a CDS encoding helix-turn-helix domain-containing protein, whose translation MRARLARGMTQEQVAQSAQIDVSTYARMERRLDEADGHGSRASTIMKVLRVLHVPAAQIERVANAYW comes from the coding sequence TTGCGGGCTCGGCTAGCTCGCGGCATGACACAAGAACAAGTAGCTCAATCCGCCCAAATCGACGTGTCGACATATGCACGCATGGAGCGGCGCCTCGACGAGGCGGATGGCCACGGATCCAGAGCCAGCACCATAATGAAAGTTCTGCGCGTCCTCCACGTTCCGGCCGCCCAGATCGAGAGGGTCGCCAACGCCTATTGGTGA
- a CDS encoding DUF1684 domain-containing protein gives MSERESHTLWQAERRASVTGATGNLALIETRWTGERPDLEAEQNAARAGVTVTPIQRTDIDTGEDQHGLRVWDADAPAIRAFDRIDTYEYDPAWVLEGHFTPVAGDRRVSFEHIRDNGGTRDLVVPGDIRLTLDGREYDLAAFDDGGTLLLVFGDETNGSETYGSGRFLFVQLRDDEGTVVLDFNRAFVPPCGFSAQYNCPLPPASNRFPLPIRAGEKNVVFRDGFDIYAA, from the coding sequence ATGTCTGAACGCGAATCCCACACCCTCTGGCAAGCAGAACGCCGCGCCTCCGTCACCGGGGCCACCGGCAACCTGGCGCTGATCGAGACCCGCTGGACCGGCGAACGCCCCGATCTGGAAGCCGAGCAGAATGCGGCGCGGGCCGGTGTCACCGTGACGCCGATCCAGCGCACCGACATCGACACCGGCGAAGACCAGCACGGACTGCGTGTCTGGGATGCCGACGCACCCGCGATCCGCGCCTTCGACCGCATCGACACCTACGAGTACGACCCGGCGTGGGTGCTGGAGGGTCACTTCACCCCGGTCGCCGGCGACCGCCGGGTGTCGTTCGAGCACATCCGCGACAACGGCGGAACGCGCGATCTCGTCGTCCCGGGCGACATCCGCCTCACGCTCGACGGACGCGAGTACGACCTGGCGGCGTTCGACGACGGCGGCACGCTGCTGCTCGTCTTCGGCGACGAGACCAACGGATCGGAGACCTACGGCTCCGGGCGTTTCCTGTTCGTGCAGCTGCGCGATGACGAGGGCACCGTCGTCCTCGACTTCAACAGGGCCTTCGTGCCGCCGTGCGGATTCAGCGCGCAGTACAACTGCCCGCTGCCGCCGGCATCCAACCGCTTCCCCCTGCCGATCCGAGCAGGTGAGAAGAACGTCGTCTTCCGCGACGGCTTCGACATCTACGCGGCGTGA
- a CDS encoding ABC transporter substrate-binding protein — MRRTRILGALGAVATLALVAGCASGTGDDTTASEDATIFIGSLYEPKNLSNTQGGGQGVTEALTGNVYEGLYRLTDDGEVEPLLAEDAQVSDDGLTYTITLRDDVTFHSGDPLTSADVKSSIEAVTAEDSVSARKSSFSTIADIATPDDQTVVFTLSQRSISFLYNLSYVWIVNDEAGDITAAEDGTGPYTLDEWKKGSTLTLERWDDYWGEPAKNGEVVYTYFTDATAENNALLTGEIDVITSVQSPDSLSQFDNDDYVISEGTSTTKELLAFNDRVAPFDNVLVRKAIYSAIDTKKLLESIWGDYGTLIGSMVPPTDPWYEDLTSVNPYDIDLSKDLLAQAGYADGFTFTLDTPSYDPHPAVAEFLQSQLAEVGITVEINTISADEWYTKVFKEQDFEATLQEHVNDRDVVWYGNPDFYWGYDDADVQKWVAEAEQAATTDEQTALLKQVNEKIAADAASVWLYLYPQIVVASSDLSGYPVNGLNSQFFAYDIVKS; from the coding sequence ATGAGAAGAACCCGCATCCTCGGCGCGCTCGGCGCCGTCGCCACGCTCGCCCTCGTGGCCGGCTGCGCGTCCGGCACGGGCGATGACACCACGGCGAGCGAAGACGCCACGATCTTCATCGGTTCGCTGTACGAGCCCAAAAACCTGAGCAACACCCAGGGCGGTGGCCAGGGCGTGACGGAGGCGCTCACCGGGAACGTCTACGAAGGCCTGTACCGGCTCACGGACGACGGCGAGGTCGAGCCGCTGCTCGCCGAAGACGCCCAGGTCTCCGACGACGGCCTGACCTACACGATCACGCTGCGCGACGATGTGACCTTCCACTCGGGCGACCCGCTCACCTCCGCCGACGTGAAGTCGAGCATCGAGGCCGTCACCGCCGAAGACTCGGTGTCGGCTCGCAAGTCGAGCTTCTCGACGATCGCCGACATCGCGACCCCCGACGACCAGACCGTCGTGTTCACGCTGTCGCAGCGGTCGATCTCGTTCCTCTACAACCTCAGCTACGTGTGGATCGTCAACGATGAAGCGGGTGACATCACCGCCGCGGAGGATGGCACCGGCCCCTATACGCTCGACGAGTGGAAGAAGGGCTCGACCCTCACCCTCGAGCGCTGGGACGACTACTGGGGCGAGCCGGCCAAGAACGGCGAGGTCGTCTACACGTACTTCACCGACGCGACGGCCGAGAACAACGCCCTGCTCACCGGCGAGATCGATGTGATCACCAGCGTGCAGAGCCCCGACTCGCTCTCGCAGTTCGACAACGACGACTACGTGATCAGCGAAGGCACGTCGACCACGAAGGAGCTGCTCGCGTTCAACGACCGGGTCGCCCCCTTCGACAACGTCCTGGTGCGCAAGGCGATCTACTCGGCCATCGACACGAAGAAGCTCCTCGAGTCGATCTGGGGCGACTACGGCACGCTGATCGGTTCCATGGTTCCGCCGACCGATCCCTGGTACGAGGACCTCACGAGCGTGAACCCGTACGACATCGACCTGTCGAAGGACCTGCTCGCGCAGGCCGGGTACGCCGACGGCTTCACGTTCACGCTCGACACCCCGAGCTACGACCCGCACCCCGCCGTGGCGGAGTTCCTGCAGTCGCAGCTCGCCGAGGTCGGCATCACGGTCGAGATCAACACGATCAGCGCCGACGAGTGGTACACCAAGGTGTTCAAGGAGCAGGACTTCGAGGCCACTCTCCAGGAGCACGTGAACGACCGTGACGTCGTCTGGTACGGCAACCCCGACTTCTACTGGGGTTACGACGACGCCGACGTGCAGAAGTGGGTCGCCGAGGCCGAGCAGGCAGCGACGACGGATGAGCAGACCGCCCTTCTGAAGCAGGTCAACGAGAAGATCGCCGCGGATGCCGCGAGCGTATGGTTGTACCTGTACCCGCAGATCGTGGTCGCCTCGAGTGACCTCAGCGGGTACCCGGTCAACGGCCTGAACTCGCAGTTCTTCGCCTACGACATCGTCAAGTCCTGA
- a CDS encoding ABC transporter permease, giving the protein MLAYLLRRLAFLVVSLIVAMIAIFVLLRLLPGDPANALLSVNATPEQIAAAREQVGSDQPLPQQFTTWAGQLLRFDLGESFLSGRAVGPDIADRLTVTLPLTLIAFTVALLVSLVIGITAAVKSDRWYGIALSGFAQLGVAVPVFWVGVVLVWVFALGLGLLPSGGFPRDDWEDPADALRSLALPVITIVIVMSASLSRYVRSATLDVIGSDYLRTARAGGSGTAEALLRHGVRNGAVPVVAVLGIELSTTLLGAVVVESVFTLPGLGSLLLSAIEQHDFQVIQGVLVISTLFVLMVGFAADIVQRLIDPRLRTSVSGNR; this is encoded by the coding sequence ATGCTCGCCTACCTGCTGCGCCGCCTCGCCTTCCTCGTGGTGTCGCTGATCGTCGCGATGATCGCGATCTTCGTGCTGCTGCGCCTGCTCCCCGGCGACCCGGCGAACGCCCTGCTGTCCGTGAACGCCACTCCCGAGCAGATCGCGGCCGCCCGCGAACAGGTCGGCTCCGATCAGCCTCTCCCGCAGCAGTTCACGACCTGGGCGGGACAGCTGCTGCGCTTCGACCTCGGCGAGTCGTTCCTGAGCGGTCGTGCGGTCGGACCCGACATCGCGGACCGCCTGACCGTGACCCTTCCGCTCACTCTCATCGCCTTCACCGTCGCACTGCTCGTCTCGCTCGTGATCGGCATCACCGCCGCGGTGAAGTCCGACCGCTGGTACGGCATCGCGCTCTCGGGTTTCGCGCAGCTCGGCGTCGCCGTCCCCGTCTTCTGGGTCGGCGTCGTGCTCGTGTGGGTGTTCGCACTCGGACTCGGCCTCCTGCCCTCTGGCGGCTTCCCTCGCGATGACTGGGAGGATCCGGCCGACGCATTGCGCTCGCTCGCGCTCCCGGTGATCACGATCGTGATCGTCATGAGCGCCTCACTCAGCCGTTACGTCCGCTCGGCCACTCTCGACGTGATCGGCAGCGACTACCTCCGCACCGCCCGCGCCGGCGGATCCGGCACCGCCGAGGCTCTCCTGCGTCACGGCGTACGCAACGGCGCGGTGCCCGTGGTGGCGGTCCTCGGCATCGAGCTGTCCACGACTCTGCTCGGCGCGGTCGTCGTCGAGAGCGTCTTCACTCTTCCCGGACTCGGGAGTCTGCTGCTGTCGGCCATCGAGCAGCACGACTTCCAGGTCATCCAGGGTGTCCTCGTCATCAGCACGCTGTTCGTGCTGATGGTCGGGTTCGCCGCCGACATCGTGCAGCGCCTGATCGATCCGCGTCTGCGCACGAGCGTCTCGGGGAATCGATGA
- a CDS encoding ABC transporter permease, giving the protein MSRVAEQLITGSVPVRRRPKATLLIGLVLTGAIVLIALVSLFWLPYPLADTSGSRLEGPSALHLLGTDRLGRDLLSQLMWGARIALIVGTCAVAIAAVLGTIVGLIAAFSRPWVDDTLSAGLDVVIAFPVLLLAMLVVAIQGASLWSAVLAIGLAMSAVVARLTRILARRVLQEQFVTAARTSGTSVLGIVFQHVLPNIAPTLAVSLALQFGAAVLAEASLSYLGLGAPPPNASWGRMLQEAQGTVLTAPVGAIAPGVAIIALVLGVNFLADGLRDLADPTRRRSR; this is encoded by the coding sequence ATGAGCCGCGTCGCCGAACAACTGATCACCGGATCCGTGCCCGTGCGGCGGCGGCCGAAGGCGACCCTGCTGATCGGGCTCGTCCTCACGGGTGCGATCGTGCTCATCGCCCTGGTCTCGCTGTTCTGGCTGCCGTATCCGCTCGCCGACACCAGCGGCAGCCGCCTCGAGGGACCGAGCGCGCTGCACCTGCTCGGCACGGATCGGCTCGGACGCGACCTGCTCTCCCAGCTGATGTGGGGCGCGCGGATCGCCCTCATCGTCGGCACCTGCGCGGTCGCGATCGCCGCGGTGCTGGGCACGATCGTCGGCCTGATCGCCGCGTTCTCCCGACCGTGGGTCGACGACACGCTCTCGGCAGGACTCGACGTCGTGATCGCCTTTCCCGTGCTGCTGTTGGCGATGCTGGTCGTCGCCATCCAGGGCGCGTCACTGTGGTCGGCCGTGCTCGCGATCGGTCTCGCGATGTCGGCGGTGGTCGCGCGGCTCACGCGCATCCTCGCTCGTCGTGTGCTGCAGGAGCAGTTCGTCACAGCCGCCCGCACGAGCGGCACGAGCGTGCTCGGCATCGTCTTCCAGCACGTGCTGCCGAACATCGCGCCGACCCTCGCCGTGAGTCTCGCGCTGCAGTTCGGTGCCGCCGTGCTCGCGGAGGCGAGCCTGTCGTACCTGGGTCTGGGCGCTCCCCCGCCCAACGCATCGTGGGGCCGGATGCTGCAGGAGGCACAGGGCACCGTGCTCACCGCTCCTGTGGGTGCGATCGCTCCCGGTGTCGCGATCATCGCGCTCGTGCTCGGCGTGAACTTCCTCGCCGACGGACTGCGCGACCTGGCCGACCCGACCCGCAGGAGGAGTCGATGA
- a CDS encoding ATP-binding cassette domain-containing protein codes for MSLLDVAGLSVRSASHALVREVSFSLAAGERLGLIGESGSGKSLTSLAVTGLLPDSLSASGSVLLDGHQVIGARDADLRPLRGPVAQIVFQEPLTALDPLMRVGRQIAEPLRRHLGLRGQELRAAIAAALDEVALSDPRISRAYPHELSGGQRQRVAIAIALAARPQLLIADEPTTALDVTVQDSVLTLLERLVAERGMALLFISHDLAVVSSMVDRIVVLRDGLVVEAGPVAQVLQEPAEPYTRMLVDSARALDAFLDAGEVGP; via the coding sequence ATGAGCCTTCTCGACGTCGCCGGCCTCTCGGTGCGCTCGGCATCCCACGCTCTCGTGCGCGAGGTCTCGTTCTCGCTCGCAGCCGGAGAGCGTCTCGGCCTGATCGGCGAATCCGGTTCCGGCAAGTCGCTCACCTCGCTCGCGGTGACCGGTCTGCTGCCGGATTCGCTCTCGGCGTCGGGCTCGGTGCTGCTCGACGGCCACCAGGTGATCGGAGCCCGGGATGCCGATCTGCGACCACTGCGCGGACCCGTCGCGCAGATCGTGTTCCAGGAGCCACTGACCGCGCTCGACCCGCTGATGCGGGTGGGGCGTCAGATCGCCGAACCGCTGCGCCGCCACCTCGGGCTGCGCGGTCAGGAACTGCGCGCCGCGATCGCCGCTGCGCTCGACGAGGTCGCGCTCTCCGATCCGCGCATCTCGCGCGCGTACCCGCACGAGCTATCGGGTGGCCAGCGACAGCGGGTGGCGATCGCGATCGCCCTCGCGGCCCGCCCGCAGCTGCTCATCGCGGACGAGCCGACCACCGCGCTCGACGTCACCGTGCAGGACAGCGTGCTCACTCTTCTCGAGCGCCTGGTCGCAGAGCGCGGCATGGCGCTGCTGTTCATCAGCCACGACCTGGCCGTGGTCTCGAGCATGGTGGATCGCATCGTCGTGCTGCGCGACGGGCTCGTCGTCGAGGCGGGGCCGGTGGCGCAGGTGCTGCAGGAGCCGGCCGAGCCGTACACGCGGATGCTGGTCGACAGCGCCCGTGCGCTCGATGCGTTCCTCGACGCCGGGGAGGTCGGACCATGA
- a CDS encoding ABC transporter ATP-binding protein, with product MTLLELRAAGFSYGSRRVLDDISLRIDEGDSLGLVGESGAGKSTILRLMLGLAAPREGQVLFDGTPLALRDRAQMRRFRASVQPVFQDPYSSLDPRQRIDRIIGEPLRSLGLASGTDAQRRIAEALESVGLPADTARRYPHEFSGGQRQRIAIARAVVSRPRVLLADEPVSALDVTTRVQVLELLDRLRRENGLSLVMVSHDLTAIASACDRTVVLQHGRVVEQGATAAVLHAPQQPYTRALVDAVPRLPR from the coding sequence ATGACGCTGCTCGAACTGCGCGCGGCCGGATTCTCCTATGGATCGCGCCGCGTTCTCGACGACATCTCGCTGCGCATCGACGAGGGAGACTCGCTGGGCCTCGTCGGTGAGTCGGGGGCCGGAAAGTCGACGATCCTCCGGCTGATGCTCGGCCTCGCCGCCCCGCGTGAGGGACAGGTGCTGTTCGATGGCACCCCGCTCGCTCTGCGCGATCGCGCACAGATGCGTCGGTTCCGCGCGAGCGTGCAGCCGGTGTTCCAGGACCCGTATTCGTCTCTCGACCCCCGCCAACGCATCGACCGGATCATCGGCGAACCACTCCGTTCGCTGGGTCTGGCATCCGGCACCGATGCGCAACGCCGTATCGCCGAGGCGCTCGAGTCGGTCGGGCTGCCCGCCGACACCGCACGCCGGTACCCGCACGAGTTCTCCGGAGGACAGCGTCAGCGCATCGCGATCGCGCGCGCCGTGGTCTCGCGCCCCCGCGTGCTGCTGGCCGACGAGCCGGTCAGCGCCCTCGACGTCACCACGCGCGTGCAGGTGCTCGAGCTGCTCGACCGGCTGCGCCGCGAGAACGGCCTGTCGCTCGTGATGGTGTCGCACGACCTGACAGCGATCGCCTCGGCCTGCGACCGCACCGTCGTGCTGCAGCACGGTCGTGTCGTCGAGCAGGGGGCCACGGCGGCCGTGCTCCATGCCCCGCAGCAGCCTTATACGCGCGCGCTCGTCGACGCCGTTCCGCGGCTGCCGCGCTGA
- a CDS encoding DUF779 domain-containing protein produces the protein MVSIGTYQRVDVTDAAASLVRDLTVQHGPLMFHQSGGCCDGSSPMCYPVGMFITGPGDVLLGALDVGLEAPVEVFMSESQFEYWKYTHLTIDVVPGRGAGFSVEGPTGMRFLIRSRMLNDAELAYFGLSAPSA, from the coding sequence ATGGTCAGCATCGGCACCTACCAGCGCGTGGACGTGACGGATGCGGCGGCATCCCTCGTGCGTGATCTGACCGTGCAGCACGGACCGCTCATGTTCCATCAGTCGGGCGGATGCTGTGACGGCTCGTCGCCCATGTGCTACCCCGTGGGCATGTTCATCACGGGGCCCGGCGATGTGCTGCTCGGTGCGCTCGACGTGGGGCTGGAGGCACCCGTCGAGGTGTTCATGTCGGAGTCGCAGTTCGAGTACTGGAAGTACACGCACCTCACGATCGACGTGGTGCCGGGTCGGGGGGCCGGCTTCTCGGTCGAGGGGCCGACGGGGATGCGGTTCCTGATCCGGTCCCGGATGCTGAACGACGCGGAGCTCGCGTACTTCGGGCTCTCCGCGCCGTCGGCGTGA
- the exaC gene encoding acetaldehyde dehydrogenase ExaC translates to MTIVEEDVSTAYTAPGQPGALANYRARYGHYIGGEFVEPVKGQYFENVSPVNGKPFTEVGRGTVEDIDRAVDVAWQAFAGWGKTSPAERSVILNRIADRIEQHLEEIAIAETWENGKPVRETLAADIPLAVDHFRYFAGVLRAQEGGISQLDENTVAYHFHEPLGVVGQIIPWNFPILMAVWKLAPALAAGNCVVIKPAEQTPASLLFLFDIIGDLLPAGVVNIVNGFGIEAGAPLAQHKRIRKVAFTGETTTGRLIMQYASQNLIPVTLELGGKSPNVFFEDVARSTSDPFYDKALEGFTMFALNQGEVCTCPSRALIQRSIYDGFLADGLERVKKVVQGNPLDPATMIGAQASNDQLEKILSYIDIGKQGGARLLTGGERVDLGGDLSEGYYVAPTVFEGTNDMRIFQEEIFGPVLSVTSFDGFDDAISIANDTLYGLGAGVWSRSGDTAYRAGRAIEAGRVWTNTYHQYPAHAAFGGYKQSGVGRENHKMMLDHYQQTKNLLVSYAEGPMGFF, encoded by the coding sequence ATGACCATCGTCGAAGAAGACGTGTCCACCGCCTACACGGCCCCGGGGCAGCCGGGGGCCCTTGCGAACTACCGCGCTCGCTACGGCCACTACATCGGCGGCGAGTTCGTAGAGCCGGTCAAAGGCCAGTACTTCGAGAACGTCAGTCCCGTCAACGGCAAGCCGTTCACCGAGGTCGGCCGCGGAACCGTGGAAGACATCGACCGCGCGGTCGATGTCGCCTGGCAGGCATTCGCGGGCTGGGGCAAGACGAGCCCGGCCGAGCGCTCCGTGATCCTCAACAGGATCGCCGACCGCATCGAGCAGCACCTCGAGGAGATCGCCATCGCCGAGACCTGGGAGAACGGCAAGCCGGTGCGCGAGACGCTGGCCGCCGACATCCCCCTCGCGGTCGACCACTTCCGCTACTTCGCCGGCGTGCTGCGGGCGCAGGAGGGCGGCATCAGCCAGCTCGACGAGAACACCGTCGCGTATCACTTCCACGAGCCGCTGGGCGTGGTCGGCCAGATCATCCCCTGGAACTTCCCGATCCTGATGGCGGTATGGAAGCTGGCCCCGGCGCTCGCCGCGGGCAACTGCGTCGTCATCAAGCCGGCCGAGCAGACGCCGGCATCGCTGCTGTTCCTGTTCGACATCATCGGCGACCTGCTGCCGGCCGGCGTCGTGAACATCGTCAACGGCTTCGGCATCGAGGCGGGCGCTCCGCTGGCTCAGCACAAGCGCATCCGCAAGGTCGCCTTCACGGGCGAGACGACGACCGGCCGCCTGATCATGCAGTACGCCTCGCAGAACCTGATCCCCGTGACGCTGGAGCTCGGAGGCAAGAGCCCGAACGTCTTCTTCGAGGACGTCGCCCGCTCCACCTCCGACCCGTTCTACGACAAGGCGCTCGAGGGCTTCACGATGTTCGCGCTCAACCAGGGTGAGGTGTGCACCTGCCCCTCGCGCGCACTGATCCAGCGCTCGATCTACGACGGTTTCCTCGCCGATGGACTCGAGCGGGTCAAGAAGGTCGTGCAGGGCAATCCGCTCGACCCGGCGACCATGATCGGCGCGCAGGCCTCGAACGACCAGCTCGAGAAGATCCTCAGCTACATCGACATCGGCAAGCAGGGCGGCGCCCGCCTGCTCACCGGCGGTGAGCGGGTCGATCTCGGCGGAGACCTGAGCGAGGGATACTACGTCGCTCCGACCGTGTTCGAGGGCACGAACGACATGCGCATCTTCCAGGAGGAGATCTTCGGGCCGGTGCTCTCCGTGACCTCGTTCGACGGCTTCGACGACGCGATCTCGATCGCCAACGACACGCTCTACGGCCTCGGTGCCGGTGTCTGGAGCCGCAGCGGCGACACCGCCTACCGCGCCGGCCGCGCGATCGAGGCCGGTCGCGTCTGGACGAACACGTACCACCAGTACCCGGCGCACGCCGCGTTCGGCGGATACAAGCAGTCGGGCGTCGGGCGCGAGAACCACAAGATGATGCTCGACCACTACCAGCAGACCAAGAACCTCCTGGTCTCGTACGCGGAAGGCCCGATGGGCTTCTTCTGA
- a CDS encoding GAF domain-containing protein, whose translation MSALWHDSRDVQPATSRLLIERAHEELLAGNLDDQRLAHVRPLVRESWERSWRRRVGPEAAPVIELVSEELETYRLAHPLASAMDMIRALLLPGDAEDNGVVIAVGDQAGRLLWIEGDRQLQSLTDGMGFVAGANWAEDAVGTTAPGTALALGQSVQIRGAEHYNRLVHPWSCSAAPVRDPETKRVLGVIDITGGSEVVSPQARLLVDATARAVESELLVARLRSRAETPSRPHAAASRTRATARATLHVLGRDRARLETESAHEESMIELSARHAAILLMLAVHRQGLSAERLCELVYGPGVSPDTLRPEMVRLRKVLERAAPDLVPESRPYRLPLPLDTDAHDVLSLLDRGAHRVALTAYRGPVLPESTSPGVEEFRESVRAGLREAMLSEASLDVLLAYAEIPEGQADVEILRLALEMLPARSPKRASLVARIERAE comes from the coding sequence GTGTCTGCCTTGTGGCACGACTCCCGGGACGTCCAGCCTGCGACCTCCCGTCTCCTCATCGAGCGTGCGCACGAGGAGTTGCTGGCGGGCAACCTCGACGACCAGCGTCTCGCGCACGTGCGCCCTCTCGTGCGGGAGTCATGGGAGCGGTCGTGGCGTCGTCGCGTCGGCCCCGAGGCCGCGCCCGTGATCGAGCTCGTGAGCGAGGAGCTCGAGACCTATCGCCTCGCTCATCCCCTGGCCTCCGCGATGGACATGATCCGGGCGCTGTTGCTGCCGGGCGACGCCGAAGACAACGGGGTCGTCATCGCGGTCGGCGACCAGGCCGGGCGCCTGCTGTGGATCGAGGGCGACCGGCAGCTGCAGTCCCTCACCGACGGGATGGGGTTCGTCGCCGGCGCGAACTGGGCGGAGGACGCCGTCGGCACGACCGCCCCCGGCACCGCCCTCGCACTCGGTCAGTCAGTGCAGATCCGCGGTGCCGAGCACTACAACCGGCTCGTGCACCCGTGGTCGTGCTCGGCGGCTCCGGTGCGGGACCCCGAGACGAAGCGCGTGCTCGGCGTGATCGACATCACCGGCGGTTCAGAGGTCGTCAGCCCGCAGGCCCGACTCCTGGTCGATGCGACCGCTCGCGCCGTGGAATCCGAGCTTCTGGTGGCACGGCTGCGCTCACGGGCCGAGACGCCGTCTCGCCCTCATGCGGCGGCCTCCCGCACCCGCGCCACCGCCCGGGCGACGCTGCACGTGCTGGGGCGCGATCGGGCGCGGCTCGAGACCGAGTCCGCGCACGAGGAGTCGATGATCGAGCTCAGCGCCCGGCACGCCGCCATCCTGCTGATGCTCGCGGTGCACCGGCAGGGACTCTCGGCCGAGCGTCTGTGCGAGCTGGTCTACGGCCCCGGGGTCTCTCCCGACACTCTGCGCCCCGAGATGGTGCGGTTGCGCAAGGTGCTCGAGCGCGCGGCCCCCGACCTGGTGCCCGAATCGCGTCCCTATCGGCTGCCGCTGCCGCTCGACACCGATGCGCACGATGTGCTCTCGCTGCTCGACCGCGGAGCGCACCGCGTGGCGCTGACGGCCTACCGCGGACCCGTGCTGCCGGAATCGACCTCACCCGGCGTCGAGGAGTTCCGTGAGTCGGTGCGCGCCGGTCTTCGAGAGGCGATGCTGTCGGAGGCGAGCCTGGATGTGCTGCTGGCCTATGCCGAGATCCCCGAGGGGCAGGCTGACGTCGAGATCCTGCGCCTGGCGCTCGAGATGCTGCCCGCCCGGTCGCCGAAGCGCGCCAGCCTGGTCGCCCGCATCGAGCGAGCCGAGTAG